A window of the Lactuca sativa cultivar Salinas chromosome 5, Lsat_Salinas_v11, whole genome shotgun sequence genome harbors these coding sequences:
- the LOC111890773 gene encoding uncharacterized protein LOC111890773 — MIDQEIMMKANNPTTNTVCGHCGFLDRKILHHVRRGGNFRRLCTTCVLRLHSQYFCPTCFIVYDRSPPEHAVVCNKCYSSAHPTCVSPPISAPTPSSRAPSPSPSPCATCLNPSRLVFDPKRTDGNGGMDNDAARLLVTAAEISSLSMSKAEVVAVAEAERRAKEASYTRKRAREALDHVVYLMENEKKKNINGNKVVSMPMMDVRINNNNNNNNNNNNKLVAANQVSEAFKSVVLKENADGIALSEVQNKMRAVYNRNEDLGQKNDSILVVDQEQLPKNNHAIQENIGLQP, encoded by the coding sequence ATGATTGATCAGGAAATCATGATGAAAGCTAACAATCCCACAACAAACACCGTCTGCGGCCACTGCGGTTTCCTAGATCGGAAAATCCTGCACCACGTCCGTCGCGGAGGTAACTTTCGCCGTCTCTGCACCACTTGTGTCCTCCGTCTCCACTCCCAGTATTTCTGCCCCACCTGTTTCATTGTTTACGACCGTTCACCCCCCGAACACGCTGTCGTTTGCAACAAATGCTACTCTTCCGCCCACCCTACCTGCGTCTCCCCTCCCATTTCCGCACCTACTCCCTCTTCACGTGCCCCTTCCCCTTCCCCCTCCCCTTGCGCCACTTGCTTAAACCCTAGCCGACTTGTTTTCGATCCCAAAAGAACCGATGGAAATGGGGGGATGGATAATGATGCTGCGAGACTGCTGGTAACTGCTGCGGAGATATCATCTTTGTCAATGAGTAAAGCAGAGGTGGTGGCAGTTGCAGAAGCCGAGAGGAGAGCGAAGGAAGCTTCGTACACGAGGAAGAGAGCCAGGGAGGCTCTTGATCATGTTGTGTACCTAATGGAAAACGAAAAGAAGAAAAACATCAATGGTAACAAAGTTGTGTCGATGCCTATGATGGATGTTCGaattaacaacaacaacaacaacaacaacaacaacaacaacaaactaGTTGCTGCAAATCAGGTGTCTGAAGCTTTCAAGTCTGTGGTATTAAAAGAGAATGCTGATGGAATCGCCTTGTCTGAAGTGCAGAATAAGATGAGGGCAGTGTATAATCGTAATGAAGATTTAGGGCAAAAGAATGATTCAATATTAGTAGTAGATCAAGAACAATTACCCAAGAATAATCATGCTATACAGGAGAATATTGGTTTGCAACCTTAG